Part of the Lycium ferocissimum isolate CSIRO_LF1 chromosome 6, AGI_CSIRO_Lferr_CH_V1, whole genome shotgun sequence genome, TATAACAATCATCTAACCAGAGGAATTTGGTAATATTCTCCTTTTCAAAAAATACGCATCAGGAGATTTTCTTACCAAATGACTTGAAGGACAATTTTCTGCACATTGCATAATTCACCAAAacaaacataaaagaaaaatatcaaaatatggtACCTGGAATGAATTATTACCTTCTAAATCTGGAGATTGAGGGTCATCTAGTGGCCagatatgaaaaggaaaaaaaaaaaagcaagctGAAGTTGGTTCTATTTAAGCAATATAATATTACTCACAAATTAACACATATCTATGCAGGTTGAACGAAGGTAGACCTCAAAATGCATGGGTGAAAGTCGACAATGATATCAAATGCTACTAAGCTAATTAATCGCCAGAtccaaataatattattttgaaaaagcaCAAACCCAACCTTAATAAAATATCTAAATAGAGATCACGAACGCAAAAACCAAATGCAGAGTATATCTATGAACTAAGGAAGTGAACCCAAAAGCACATTTTATCATGGTATCCGAAAATTAAATATAGAGCGTATAATAAACTGAACCCAAAAACTATGTTTAATTATCACATTCGTAAACCAAATCCAGAGTGCATAAACTTAGAAActgaacaaattttttttttttatttttttaaaaaaacgttTTTATCATTACACTCAAAATTCAAATGTAGAGTGTATAGATAAACTAAGAAAGTAAACCTAAAATTCACATTTTACCAAGGCATTCAAAAGAAATAGGTTTATAGCTAGAGTTTTAACAAATGATTAAATTCTACTCAACTTAAACACAAGACACAAACTTAACGAAAGAACAAAAATCACTAATGCAAAATACAAATGGTTAGTGTGTAAACTAAGAAAGTGAACACAAAAAAACACACTTTATCATGActtcaaaattcaaatacaaAGTGTAAACTATAAGAAACCAAACCCAAGTACACATTTTTGACATTGTAATATTGTATAAAGCCTTAATATATAATTGTCTTTCTCGACAAACAAAAGTTATCACTATTACAATTGCCAGCTTTTCAAACTAAGATGAAAATGGTATAgagtccttttctttttattacaaaagtaataagccaaaaaaagatgaattattAGAAAGTAATAGGAGTTTGACCACGAATTAGACCACGTGTTCTCTTAGAAATAATGAAATGTTAAGCTTGTCTCTTCTAGCTCTACAACAAcatgaaaaaagagaaaacttaAGCTGTGCTGGACATGACAGGAGATGTCTATTCGGGGTGAGCCTGGACAggttaaaacaaaaaacaattGGTATGGAGGGCACGCCACACTAAATTTTTTGCAAGGTAAGACTTTATTCGCATTGCCTCGTGTGACCTACCAGTATGAGCATTCATGGTTTATAAAGTTAATATGCAAATCAAACGGAACCAAAATATAGtcagattttttattttggggTTGTTGATTTTTCGTTTTCTTTCACATGCATTAAAAATTTACTTCATTCAATTTACTAGACCTAAGGACATAATTTATTATATGCAAGTATATTTTTAGCAAAACTCAGACAAATTGATTAACCTATTATgtattgaaatatttgattgtaGAAATTACACAATGAGAAATGACAATTATTTactttcaaaagttaaaaaaaagatTAGCTTACATCAATATCTATTTTTGAACTTACCTAGCTGTAATgattgaaataataaataaatcacTCCTAAATAACTTCGATATAGAAGAGCATTAAATTGAAGCAAGCCCCATGAATATGTCTATAAAACTTTTTTGGCTAAATATCACCTCCTTCGATCGAGATCAGCTCCACTCAGCTGCGGTGTTTCACGGTTTGATGAGGTTAGTCTTCCATCTTCCTTTTGTAGCCATTAATAGTggttggattgaagttgaaaaggTTGGATTTTTACGATTTCTGAAGCCGAAAACGCAAATATATCTTCTTTTACACTTGTTTTTTACTTCTCCTATCGTCAATCTGGATGAATCAGTACTAGAACTTGATTTACCAAGCTCCCAAATCCTTGACCTACTAGATCTGCTTTGTTTTGTGTAAGTAGTACTCTGTAGCCTTTGATTTTCACCATTTATATGCCCCTCGAAGCTCTCACCAGAGACGTGGTTACCACCGACAAGGAGTATCTCTCCAGGATTTAGAATAAATTAAATATCACAAAAAAATATCTCTAGTTGGTTAGGATAGTAGGAATAAGATCTGTACCTAGGAGGTCAAAGCATCAGAACTTTCTATAAAGATGACTTAGGACCTGTAGTTAGACTTGTTTCTCAGTTATGGTCATTTCTTCAATAGGATGAGCCAAGGCTAATACCACACATTGAAGATTTGTCAATATCTAAGTTACAGAGTCAGACTTACACTCCATTTGTTCCTCTATTCTTTCCACTTCTGAACCTGAGATTTGGAGTTGGATGGTTGTTCAAATTGAGAATCCTCCCCTCTGCACTAGGTAGTTTAGAGAAAGTCAGAAATTGTTGagtacctgcaaaatcaaaagttAGGTTAGTTAAAAAATCTGCTAGGCTACTGCCTTCATGCTACCTCTCaaagtaggggtaaggtttgcgtacactctaccctccctagaccccacttgtgagattacactggatatgttgttgttgttgctattgCCTTCTCTGTATATTGAACTCTCCTTTAGCTTCCTTATTCTCTCCACACAACTGATGTGATGCACCATGGTGCTTCCCACAAATTATCCACCATATTCTTCAGGAGCAAAGAGTCTGTTTACAAAATCAAAGTATGCAAATCCATTCTACACAATATTTTAGACCTTCTAGAATAGCTCTTTCCCCAGCTACTACATTAGTGGTTTCTCCTATCTCATCACATTGTGCATATATCAGATCTCCATGccaattattatatattattaataagtatatattaataatatatacttattgatttggtttttttcttcttaaatacCTAAACAAACCAATTATTATTGGTGTTTTCAAATTGAAAATCAAACTAAACGAACTcagaattttgtcattttagctTTGTTTTTGTGGGGTTAATCGTGATtcaagtttttcttattttcaattGGAAAAGGATATCTATTTTAAGTATATAAactgaaacaaaagaaaaatcaatttttaatcCAAACATAATTGAATAGTTGAGATCAGGGGCGAAATAATTCAGAAGTAGGTATTTTGTATTGATTTAGGtattttcatgaacaaattaagATGTACAATGGTCAATGCTTGACCAACCGGATTGAGTGAAAAAGTTCAAGCGTCCACGGAGCAAAATTTTGCACCTAacacttagtaggcgtttggccatagaaacaaaaaaaaaaaaaaatcacttttttttggaattttggagttggagttggagttttgtttggtcatagtttttgaaattgtattttttgttgaaatgtagttgttttgattgtgaaaaaagtgaaaaacttaaaaaacaagtttttcttgtttttcaaattccggaatacaactttaagttgtatttggaattttcatgaccaaacgctgattccggaaaaaagtgaaaaaaaaaatccggaaaaaagtgaaaaaaatttccgaaaaaaagtgaataattcttataaCCAAACCGGCCCTTAGCTTGGTTGAAGAGAAGTGCATATACTAGGCTGAAATTTCTAGTGGCAGCATACATAGTACTAGTAATTACTAATACTATGTTTTTGCAAAAGGTGCAAAAGGGTAAGGTCTGCGAACACTCTACCCTCTAATAGAGTgtaaaaaattcaacaaaatttgACCTtgtaacaacaacatacccagtaaaaTTCCACCAGgtggggtctgaggagggtagagTATACGCAGATCTTACTCCTACCTTTTGACGGGcgaagaggctgtttccgatagactcaACTCAAGGAGAGATGAAAATGCATTAGTTATAATAAACAGTAATAATAAATTGTGGGTTTAGCAGAAAGCTAGGATCACCAGAACCCACAAACGTCAAACCTTACCTCCCACCAAGGGTGGAGTTAGGGGGCAGAAGGGGGTCATTAGAAATCTCTTCATGTGAAAATTTATTGTGTATACAAGGTCAAATTTTTATGGATATATATTAGATGTTgaattttgttgaattttcttagctttaccttttattttttttattaatgaaaattttgcctcTGCTTCTCCACTGAAGTCTAGTCCTTTCACGTGAtcaagtactccctccgtcccataataaatgtcaccttagccaaaaaaaattgtcccataataagtttcaccttagaAAACCAAGACAaaaattgactatttttttccaactctaccCTTATCCAAAAACTGATAAGTTAAGGCAACATCTAAATAATGATTGACAAAGctacatagtaacttggtattgttggattcctaATGTCCAAAGGATTACTACTTCTCATGTtctaatcaagaggaaaaagtaatttattttattagatAGGGgtactttagtaaacttcacattgcattattggtttcttaatatgcgtatttttggctaaggtgacacttattatgggacggagggagtatctatCAATTTCTACCAGtctcaaaaattaaaagtgttaactatgatccatATTTTTTGTTGATAAGGATGGTGTCCTGACCCAGTGTAGGCACCTCGACCATTTCATGTGATACCTAGTAACTCTTGCCAATGCATATACCGGACAACTCTCATCTCTGCCCACCCAGGCTTAGGCAGATAggagaaatcacctagtgttttttgtGTCCATTGAGATTTGAGCCTGAGCCCTGCCCACTTCATTGATTACAAGGGTGCGACCATGGTCCATATTTTATGATTTGAGCTTCTTATTCCATCCCTCTCTCAAAATTCTGGAGGATCTTGGTATAAAAGTTTTAATCTTTTATTTTGATCAACCGAAACAACCactgtttttcttattttctgcTTTATATTATAGGTAATGGCACTTGAATGCTTCACATGGACTACAGAACTGTTGGGTTCACTATTTCATACAGTATGTAGAGTTGATGATGGTGAAACTTCTGAACGTTTGCCCGATTGTCTCGTCATTGATATTCTGAGTAGGCTTCCGGCACATTCTCTTCTTAGATGTCGATGGGTTTGTAGGCATTGGAGAGCTTTGGTCTCATCACAGGACTATTTTACCACCTCACATGATGATCTCTGTAGAGCTAGCAGACCCATGATTCTCATACAGGATCATTTTGCCAAGCACGGACAGAATCTTTATGTTTTTGGTGAaaacaacaagaagaaaaagaaggccGCCTTAAAGAAACTTCATCTCAGACCTGAGCTGATGATTAATAAGCACTGGGAACACCTGCTTTCTCTTATATACTCTTGTCAAGGAGTTCTTCTGTTTGCTTCCTCAGAGTGGGAGTCAACTTATTATGTTTTCAACCCGATAACACAAGAGGAAGTAACTTTACAACATACACTTCACCCCGGCTACTTATGTGCTCTGTACTTTTGTCCATACACAAGACAATTCAGAATTCTTTACGTACAAGTACGAGACAGTTGTTGTCAGTATATCGTATATATTTTCCGGACACGGAGGTGGAGGAATATCCATTTGTCCTCCTCTTTCAACTTTTTGCCATCCGGTGTCAATCCGGCAGTTGTTAATGGAGCATTGCATTGGGTCGTGCTGCAcgatttagaaagaaaaaaatacttctccTTGTGAAAACGGAATCATGGTTTTTAGAATGGATAAGGAAGAATTCTCTGCTATGCCTCATCCTCGAAGTACTGTGTGCAACCCAAAGCAAGCGTATCGAACTATGACTCTTTTTCTGAAGGATGATCGTTTGTCTTTTTGTAACTTGCTTTTCCCTGAGTATGCTATCGATATATGGATTTTGGAGGACTATGAGACGCGGGTGTGGATCAAAAGGTACAAGGTTAATCTCTCTGATAGGAGAATTTTCCCTTTTAGTTTGTGTTTCATGGAAATTCCATCGCCTATTGGCGACAAATCTGGGCGGATAAAGCTTCTGAACATCCAAGAAGGTGAACTTTTGCTTGACATGTGGAATGAAGGGTTAATTCTCAATAATTTAGATCATAGAACTATGAAGAAAGTTGAATTGCCGCGACAGGAAATGAAGTTATATACTTGTAGTCCTTATATGAAGAGTTTCTTGGCAATAGCCTAATTAACTTCCCTGTTCTTATTATTAACCTTTCTAATTTTATTGTTTTTCAGTTATCAAATGGTGTTTTTAGTTGTGTTGGTAGTATTATGAAACCATCTACGTAGTTGTTATATTTGTGAGTATAAGTTCTTTATTTCGTCGGTTTTATTATGCCATAAAATAATTTGTACATTTAACAAGAAAGGAAACTAATCAGTGGAATACAAAGGAATAACAACGACGATAATGTGAAAGATACATTTATATGAATCTCAAAACATTCATCCTAATGTTAAATGTTTTACCTGGATAAATTATGAGGTCCTATAATTTATCCTAGTTGATCATATCCTCCTGATAAGCCACTTGCTGGCAAGCAGATCAACATTCTTAATTAATACCTGCTATATTAGTGTTAATTGTGTGGCAGTGCTTATCTGGCAGTTTTTATCTTAAGCTTAGCTGAAATTCGAGATGCCTAGTTGATCTTAGTCAGGTACCGTCCGTAAAATTACCCAAAACTTCCTTCTAAACAATCATTTTTGGTTTGGAGGGTGTTCGATAACAATCTTAAGCTATTTACTCGCTTGTTGAGTTTGATTATATTCCTCTATTAAAACTTTTGTGTATAAAGTGATGGACAGAGGTATTTAACAACAGTTTTATGAGGATGTTATTTCGGGTTGTTCCAGTTTTGATTATATGGGAGATGTGGAAAATGAGATATGCTCACTAATCACAAACATGATATAGAAAGGGGTTATGAATTCATAGGATGCTTTGCAATCTGCATGTAAAAATGTTTATACTTACAGTAATACAATTCGATCATAGATTTTCTTTtgaagactttaactgaggagAAACTTTTTCTAGTTGATTCAGATTTTAAATTATGTTTTATACAGATTTGATGTCAAGTGGTACGtaaaattaaatttcttttcCTGGATTCAACTTAGAAAATATCAATCAAGCCAATTAAATTAAAACGAATGTATTGTAGTAGATTGGGTGTAATTATTCTCTGTTCAAAATATTATCTCAATATTGAGATCTTACGTTATATCCAAATCATAACGAGATCAATGTTTAAATTACAGtagaaataattttcttaacgtaaagaaaaggaaaaaacgtGAACTGGAATTGGATTGATGACAAAATAGAATTTTGGGTCGCGAACAGTGATTCGATCCCCAATGGATCTATGATAGGATTGTTTATTTACAATTTTCCTTTATATGTTTCAGCCTCGATTGACAAAATATCGAAGGAGTTTGATCAATCTCCCGAAAAGTTTGAAATCAATAGCATGTTCAAATTAACTTGATTTTCATAACCCAACCTAGAAATCTTGAGTCATCAACCAGAGGAACATGAAGAATAACTAGTCCTTTCTTACTTCGTCAAGTCAGTATGTCTTTCACTAATTGGTTTCAACACGTTTCCTCCGAGAAACGTAAACGTAGTAACATTATATTCTCTATAGGCAATGATATAGGAATTATAAAATACGACTGATCACTTAACCAAAAAGGAAAGCCGGTACTGAAGAGCATGACAGAGAGGAAACATTGTTTTCTTCATACTTTTGTTATGACTTATGAGGGCTAGCTCCATGCCGCTTAAGGTGGTGTGCCGTAGTTTCATAAGCTTCTgcctatatctattcccccCTGAAGTTATATGCCATTAGTGAGAGAAAACAGAAGCGTAGTAGTAAGTGTACAAGAAAAGTTGGTAAACCACATCAAACTGACAAATCGGgtcaaatcgaaaaaaaaatccgactagTAGTTCAGTTTGATTGGGTATTGAAAAAATCTATCACAATTAATTTGGTTTGGTATAAActaaaacaagtcaaacaagATTAGGTTGTccctatttttcttcttcttctttaatccCCATTTTGGAGGATCTTAATGTTTCCACACTTTCCCTCTCCAGCAAGGACTCGAACCCTGAATCTACCGGTCATGGGTGAAGGTGTTTTACCAACTAGCCTCAATTGTCCTAGGTGATTTATTTAACCGAAATCCTAaccaaaatcaaatattttcccCCCTGTCCATGTATAATAACTTAAATGAAATCATTATACCCTTAATATTACCTTGGCAGAAATCCATCCATTTTTATCAAtatatttcatgtatatatagtttataaaaaaaaaaaaaaaaagagcttagTTTCTAAGAGTTGAAACATCCAACGTATGGTATGCACTTTTCCTTTTTGTGGTGTTGCGATTGATAGTTTTGTgagtaattaattattattttttaaaacaatagtAATTAATTACATTTAACTGAATTAGGTATGATTGTATCAAATTGTGTGGCATTTACATAATATTTCACAAAACATCAAATAAACCTTATTGTAAGAACAAATCgaatcacaaaaaaaataagaaaagatcaAAATAAATCGAGAATGAAAAACCCGACCCTTATTATCTTGGGTTGGTATACAGATATAAAAATCTGACACAATAATTTGATCCGGCAAACAAAAAGTTTAAACCAACCctacatatgtataattataaAGTGTGTATATATTGATCTGAACactattatcatatatatatatatatataagatagtACTCTACACTCGTTACATGATTCTAAACTTTTacaaatttaaacaaaatataaTGAAACTTTAGCtaattcaagtcaaattatCTCCCTTTTCCTATGTGCAAATAATTCcgatttcatctttttttcttaattaatattttagcCGAACTATACTGCTAGCTCAATTACGGTTACACCCACAATTTTTTGAATAACTATCAAACCTATCCCACAACGCAAATTATACGATTTCATATAATTTAGGAGCAAATTTAACCCTTTATCTCGAATAATAActaataatactccctccgtatTTGTTTGACACTTTTTGCTTTGACTGTGTGTTTGAAtataaaaaatgtaatttttttttattttttttttacatatttaaaaactgCGTAAAAAACATTATTAGTCactataattaataatttaaaatatttaaaagacatatgaaaaagttaaagtCAAATAATAACtcgtttgactctcaaaaaatgaaagtgtcaaataaattgaaacggagggagtaaccaTTTTTTCACTTCAAAGAAAACTTTGAAAGGCATGATATAAATTAAAGCGTATACGCTTTTTTCTTAATCGACATAACTGTACTGGTAGCTCAAATTACGGTTAAACCCACGATTGTTGAATAACTACCAAACCTACCCACTCAAAACGCCACTACACAAAACTGCAAAAAccgcctttctttctttctttctttctatcaGTGAAATAACAACACAAGCAGCCAGTAGCGATGGGGAAAATTGACGATTCAATTCAAAGAAGGAAGAATAAAAAGAGTAGAAAGAAACAAGATGATAAGCTCTCTAATCGTATTGCTGCCAAGAAACGTCGCCTTTCCGGTAAACGCCGTATGTGCgaggtatatatatacaccatttgtaagttatatattatatatttatatcaagCATATATCAGAGTTGTCTGGTATATGTACTAGTAAGAGGCAGTAGGTATCACATGAAATGGTCGAGGTGCCTAGACTAGGCCGGGACACCATCCTTATTAAAAAGTATGGATCATAattaaaacttttaatttttgagaGTGGTAGAAAAATTTGATAAATACTTGATCACGTGAAAGGGCAAATTAATACTTACGAATCAAGTAATCAAAATACACACATGTACATCACGAGGTCTCAAGTTTAAATTCCAGTGGAGAAGCAGAGGCGGAATATTCATAGggttcaaaaataaaaaaataaaaagtaaattaaCGCGCGAGAAggctaagaaaattcaacaTCTAATATATATCCATAAAAAATTACACCTTAGTATACGTAATGTAACTTTCACACGAAGAGATTTCTAATGGACCCCCTTCTGCCCCCTAACTCCACCCTTGGTGGGAGGTAAGATTTGACGTTTATGGGTTCCGATGATCCTAGCTTTCCACTGAACCTATAATTTCCTTATGCTAATGAGTTCATAGTTtagcacatatacatatttaatgaaattTTTGAATACAGGATTTGAGCCAAAACTAATGATTCTGTTGAACCTGTATCACATGCTCCGCATCCGCCCCAGGGTCCGGACACcatctatataaaaaaaacaaatacatataaaataagtaaatagataGAGTATGATCAAGCATTGGTCAATTAAAGGAACTTACAGCTTGTTTGATTTAGTTTGGTACTTCCCCCGTCCACTGTTACTTGTCCCCTATACTAATAATAGATGtccacttttatttgttcactttagaaaatcaagacataatttacataatttatcatttttttcccTATTTTGGCCTTATTATTAACTATAGTCATCTCCCAATGCATTTCCCAAGACATTAAATTTATTACATTCAAATGGTGATATGGTAAACTTTTCATCCTATTTTTGGCTCCTTAATAGGTGTGTTAAGTCAATaggtgacaagtaaaagtggacggagggagtatttaagaaaagaaaatcgaAATCGCCTGCTAAGGGATTGATTGGTATTTGTAAAAATCGTTTGAGGTTAATTATTACCTGATTCGTAGTAATATTCAGGATTTTTCAACAATTGAGAAACACACAATCGTGAGAAAATCCCAGAGGATTTGGCTTACAATGATGGAGAGTATCGTTTGAAGGATCTGGAATACTACCAAATGTATCACactgtttttttgtttttccaccCGATGTCCGATACGGTGGTATCCTTATTGGAGTCCGACTATATTCAGATTCGCGCCGTGTAAGGCCCCATTTGGGGAGAAGCGGTCCCTACCAAAAAAATTTCCATACCCAGAgctcgaacccgagacctctgATTAAGGGAGGAGCAGCCCCTCAATTGCACCACATTATGAGTAGGAAAAAAAACGATGATTTAAGTTAAGCTGGCAATGTGCTTATTCAAAAAAGTAACAACGTCACTGAATCCCAATATCCCGTAACCCAAACCCAAAATATCAAACTCagataattttttcaaatttaaccaaaaaaactACGCATTTCTTTATCCAGCtttgaatttatatttattaCCTTGTAAATGTGATTCTACTCGATCATTGTGATTTTTATGATTAGTGCTATAAATTACTCCTTCCATCTGAAAAAGATTATTTTACTTTTCTGATTTATCCGTCCTGAAAAGATTAACACATTCTATATTTAGAAtaaactttatgagatgatgatttacagtcacataaatatctaaaacTTGTTTTGGACTACATATTTCAAAAGTATTCCTTTAATTATTAAATTCTTTGTCAAGTCAAACTAATACAATCTTTTTGTGTCAGAGAAAGTAATAAATTTGCGTTGATGTATGAAGGAATAATTTTTATCTACCAATTGTACTGAATATAAAGCAGTACAATTGGTGGACAAAATATATTCAGGACGTATATATTTAAGCATTATGTCAGATAATTTCTTGCCTTCCAATTCACACACAAATGTCTGTTTCTCTTTATTGGTGTCGATACGTATTTGCAATTGTCACTAGCTAGAAGGGGTGGCATGAGCTATTGGAATGTGGAGAGGCAGAAACGCAGAACATAAAAATTGTGGTGCATGTGGAGTTGAATATTGTAAAAAGATCTGGTCCGTTAACTGTATGCCACGTATCAATAACCAAAAGGTCCATTGAACAATACTTGAGGGAAGGGTACCGGAGGGGATCTCAACCCGTGTGTTATACTTTTTTTTGGTTGCTCTATTAGAAAGTCACTTAGTTCAAGCCACTTACATTTAAAAGATGGATGAACAGCTTGCACTTTATCCTCATTTCAATCATGATGTACAATCTTTAATGGTTATACTTCAATTTCTGT contains:
- the LOC132060607 gene encoding LOW QUALITY PROTEIN: F-box protein At3g07870-like (The sequence of the model RefSeq protein was modified relative to this genomic sequence to represent the inferred CDS: deleted 1 base in 1 codon), which produces MALECFTWTTELLGSLFHTVCRVDDGETSERLPDCLVIDILSRLPAHSLLRCRWVCRHWRALVSSQDYFTTSHDDLCRASRPMILIQDHFAKHGQNLYVFGENNKKKKKAALKKLHLRPELMINKHWEHLLSLIYSCQGVLLFASSEWESTYYVFNPITQEEVTLQHTLHPGYLCALYFCPYTRQFRILYVQVRDSCCQYIVYIFRTRRWRNIHLSSSFNFLPSGVNPAVVNGALHWVVLHDLERKNTSPCENGIMVFRMDKEEFSAMPHPRSTVCNPKQAYRTMTLFLKDDRLSFCNLLFPEYAIDIWILEDYETRVWIKRYKVNLSDRRIFPFSLCFMEIPSPIGDKSGRIKLLNIQEGELLLDMWNEGLILNNLDHRTMKKVELPRQEMKLYTCSPYMKSFLAIA